A stretch of the Candidatus Binatia bacterium genome encodes the following:
- the pgsA gene encoding CDP-diacylglycerol--glycerol-3-phosphate 3-phosphatidyltransferase, giving the protein MWTLPNLLSLFRIAIIPLLVYLLTFSDPRTSLLAAFLFVLGSVSDFFDGYLARRRGSVSDLGRILDPVADKLMIISTLIMLAAMERVDEPDVPAWLVVLVVARETAVTILRCIALTEGLVMEAEELGKYKFILQSFAVCALLVHYRYAGIDFYVAGMYFLAISTVVALWSGVNYHVRFFRTLHEKKAAG; this is encoded by the coding sequence GTGTGGACGCTGCCCAACCTTCTCAGTCTCTTTCGCATCGCCATCATCCCGCTGCTCGTTTATCTCCTCACCTTTAGCGACCCTCGCACCTCGCTTTTGGCCGCATTCCTTTTCGTTCTCGGTTCGGTGAGCGATTTTTTCGACGGCTACCTTGCCCGCCGGCGCGGCTCGGTTTCCGACCTGGGAAGGATTCTCGATCCCGTGGCGGACAAGCTCATGATCATTTCAACCCTCATCATGCTCGCCGCGATGGAGCGAGTAGACGAACCCGACGTGCCGGCTTGGTTGGTCGTCCTGGTCGTCGCCCGCGAGACGGCCGTGACGATTCTTCGCTGCATCGCGCTTACCGAGGGACTCGTGATGGAGGCGGAAGAGCTGGGAAAATATAAATTCATCCTGCAGAGCTTCGCGGTCTGCGCTCTGTTGGTGCACTATCGGTACGCGGGGATCGATTTCTATGTCGCCGGAATGTACTTTCTCGCGATCTCGACGGTCGTCGCCCTGTGGTCCGGAGTCAATTACCACGTGCGATTTTTCCGCACCTTGCATGAGAAGAAAGCGGCCGGCTGA